A genomic region of Conger conger chromosome 6, fConCon1.1, whole genome shotgun sequence contains the following coding sequences:
- the LOC133131072 gene encoding CD82 antigen-like, whose amino-acid sequence MEKGCITATKYFLFLCNLLFFIFGALILGFGLWILLDNQSFIAVLQEASTSLKVACYILIGVGSMSMLMGFLGCIGTIYEIRCLLGLYFTCLLLILLAQVVAGALFYFQREMLKKEVSTVMNRIIVDYTGQNRTTDVAWDYIQRTIQCCGWTGPGNWSENTLIRNSSQALYPCSCRNTSLPGVDVKSGGFCETLSPEWPVYSTGCISSVEAWLLSNAGVILGVCAGVAVIELLGMVLSLCLCKSVHQEDYTQVPKY is encoded by the exons ATGGAGAAGGGCTGCATCACCGCAACCAagtacttcctgttcctctgcaACCTCCTGTTCTTT ATTTTCGGGGCCCTGATTTTGGGGTTCGGACTATGGATTCTCCTGGACAACCAGAGCTTCATTGCTGTACTAC aGGAAGCCTCCACGTCGCTGAAGGTGGCGTGCTACATCCTGATCGGCGTGGGCTCCATGTCCATGCTCATGGGCTTCCTGGGCTGCATCGGGACCATCTATGAGATCCGCTGCCTGCTGGGCCTG TACTTCACCTGTCTCCTGCTGATCCTCCTCGCCCAGGTGGTGGCCGGAGCTCTCTTCTACTTCCAGCGGGAGATG CTGAAGAAAGAGGTGTCCACCGTCATGAACAGGATCATTGTGGACTACACCGGGCAGAACCGCACCACTGATGTTGCCTGGGACTACATCCAGAGGACG attcagtgctGTGGGTGGACGGGTCCTGGAAACTGGTCTGAGAACACTCTGATAAGGAACAGTTCCCAGGCACTGTACCCCTGTTCCTGCCGAAACACGTCCCTCCCCGGGGTGGACGTGAAGAGCGGGGGCTTCTGTGAGACCCTGTCCCCAGAGTGGCCCGTCTACAGCACG GGCTGCATCTCCAGTGTGGAGGCCTGGCTGCTGAGCAACGCCGGGGTCATTCTGGGGGTGTGCGCAGGGGTGGCGGTCATCGAG CTGCTGGGGATGGTCCTGTCCTTGTGCCTGTGCAAGAGTGTACACCAGGAGGACTACACCCAAGTGCCCAAGTACTGA